One segment of Lytechinus variegatus isolate NC3 chromosome 13, Lvar_3.0, whole genome shotgun sequence DNA contains the following:
- the LOC121425889 gene encoding uncharacterized protein LOC121425889, with amino-acid sequence MASKFSSVVEGAVCEEADCESITDVTFYVKEKKKLCHDCALKKECIGIARRGAPNLFCEKHEKIMDLYCRTHNVPLCYSCALTDHRREQCVQEDIMIALKKNREDLSILKNRAIDKSELCRIYGNEIHKTRQAKDEHLQTIQNDVDSEIENAIERDTAREREDADKIDKDIAGENEQLQKEIRKLQDKIEKNNEKREKRHEENRSIAEKRRKPIIDKQRILHGDIQNIAQKIERKIGELEKSWQDNTKATKRAKETLDRILEDDKNIVTDGHLVNASVSEELKKQLNEGEVKEIKRVVSGVRFVKGVGREKYDGRIDEYDGEWKLIDTINVRDKITFPYIVGCIDEDKVMITDYNIFVEGHTYMFDLNSKTTQRVINGSGTSYIISCAALNDGKIVCGRDITGCTGDSLPGCISVYDRQWNHINDVTIPRNTTRTDAGVRVAIDQDGMIIAAENGQSMIYVINPVNDEIINTITCKEKIVMYDVLSSGHIIALPSPKDRRALIIDREGNHREIPHSDVILNVCVDRMTDDLYVVTSNDEYKTCVIDQVMSEGDMKKRRVASFPLSTRLNKNNRFNHLVLSRIMMTSSGNIIACDGDNILIFKKRFIL; translated from the coding sequence ATGGCGTCTAAGTTCAGCTCAGTAGTAGAGGGCGCTGTTTGTGAAGAAGCCGACTGTGAATCGATTACTGACGTCACGTTCTAtgtgaaggagaagaagaagctCTGCCATGACTGCGCCTTGAAAAAAGAATGCATCGGAATAGCACGAAGAGGTGCACCTAATCTCTTCTGTGAAAAACACGAGAAAATCATGGACTTGTACTGCAGAACACATAACGTACCATTATGTTATTCATGTGCATTGACAGATCATCGCCGAGAACAGTGCGTTCAAGAGGATATCATGATCGCactgaagaaaaatagagaagaTCTCAGCATCCTAAAGAATAGAGCGATTGATAAATCAGAGTTATGTCGCATCTATGGGAATGAGATTCATAAGACCAGACAAGCCAAAGACGAACATCTACAAACTATTCAGAATGATGTTGATTCCGAAATCGAAAACGCGATCGAAAGAGACACAGCCAGGGAAAGGGAAGATGCTGATAAAATCGACAAGGACATTGCTGGGGAAAATGAACAACTTCAGAAGGAGATTCGAAAGCTCCAGgataaaattgaaaagaacAATGAGAAGAGAGAGAAGCGGCATGAAGAAAATCGTTCGATTGCAGAGAAAAGACGAAAGCCGATAATTGATAAACAACGCATTCTTCATGGTGACATTCAGAACATCGCTCAAAAGATCGAGAGAAAGATTGGAGAGCTTGAGAAATCATGGCAAGACAACACGAAAGCAACAAAAAGAGCAAAAGAGACACTGGACAGAATTCTTGAAGACGATAAAAATATTGTCACAGATGGACATCTTGTGAATGCATCAGTGAGTGAGGAACTAAAGAAGCAACTGAACGAGGGTGAggtgaaagaaataaaacgtGTTGTATCAGGTGTGAGGTTTGTAAAGGGTGTTGGGAGAGAGAAGTATGATGGAAGAATTGATGAGTATGATGGAGAGTGGAAGCTCATTGATACAATCAATGTCAGAGATAAAATCACATTCCCGTACATTGTTGGATGTATAGATGAAGATAAGGTGATGATCACagattataatatatttgttgAAGGACATACCTACATGTTTGATTTGAACAGTAAAACCACACAGAGAGTGATCAACGGTAGTGGTACATCATATATAATCTCATGTGCAGCACTGAATGATGGCAAGATAGTATGTGGTAGAGACATCACAGGTTGTACAGGAGACAGTCTACCTGGGTGCATCAGTGTATACGACAGACAGTGGAATCAcatcaatgacgtcacaataccaaGAAACACGACGCGTACTGATGCAGGGGTGCGCGTTGCAATCGATCAGGATGGGATGATCATCGCTGCTGAAAACGGTCAGTCTATGATATACGTCATCAACCCAGTTAATGATGAGATTATCAATACCATCACGTGTAAAGAGAAGATAGTAATGTACGATGTGCTGTCATCAGGTCACATCATCGCTCTACCCTCACCAAAAGATCGCAGAGCACTCATCATTGACAGAGAGGGTAATCATAGGGAAATCCCCCACAGTGATGTCATCTTGAATGTGTGTGTTGATCGTATGACAGACGACCTCTACGTCGTGACATCAAATGATGAGTACAAGACGTGTGTGATTGATCAGGTGATGAGTGAGGGTGATATGAAGAAGAGAAGAGTAGCATCATTCCCTTTATCAACTagactgaataaaaataatagattCAATCACCTTGTCTTATCTCGaataatgatgacgtcatctggGAATATAATTGCATGTGATGGAGATAATATTCTCATATTCAAAAAGCGATTCATCCTCTAG